The Hymenobacter sp. DG01 sequence GATGTCTTGGAGGCGCTTGGCGATTTTGTTGCCGCCCGCGGTGCTCTGGTCGGGCACTTCGTTGCCGATGCTCCACATGATAACGCTGGGGTGGTTCCGGTCGCGGTGCACCATGTTCACCAGGTCCTTTTCGGCCCACTGGTCGAAATACTGGCTGTAGCCGTTCTTCACCTTGGGGGTTTTCCACTCGTCGAACGACTCGACCATGAGCATAAAGCCCATTTCGTCGCAGAGCTCTACCAGCTCCGGAGCGGGCATGTTGTGGGCGGTCCGGATAGCGTCGCAGCCCATGTTTTTGAGCAGGGTAAGCTGGCGGCGCAGGGCAGCCGTGTTGATGGCCGCGCCCAGCGGGCCCAGGTCGTGGTGGTTGCACACGCCCTTGAACTTGCGCGGCTGCCCGTTCAGGGAAAAGCCCTTGCCGGCCTCGAAGGAGAAAGAGCGTATTCCGAAGCGGGTTTCGTACTCATCCTTGAGCTCCTCGCCGGCGAAGAGCTTGGAGGAGGCCGTGTACAGCGCCGGCGTTTCCGGCGACCAGAGCCGGGGCGTGGGCACCACCAGGTTTTGCTCGAAGGTTTGCCCATCCGTAGCGCCCAGCGGGGTGCTGAGGGTAGCCACCATCTGGCCCTGGGCGTCACGAATTTCGGTTTGCAGGCGCAGGGCCGACGTGGTGCCGACCGGCGCTTCCACCTGGGTGCGCAGCTTTACCTTGGCGTAGTTCGCGTTGATTTCGGGAGTGGTGAGGTAGGTGCCCCAAACCGGAATATGCACGTCGTTGGTGACAATGAGGTGCACGTTGCGGTAGAGGCCGGCGCCGGGGTACCAGCGCGAAGACTCCGGCTGATTTTGCAGGCGCACGGCCAGGGTGTTGGGGCCGGTGGCGTTCAGGGCGCCCGTTACATCCACGTAAAACGAGTTGTAGCCGTAGGGCCAGACGGCTACCTCTTGCCCATTCACGAAAACGTGGGCGTCGCTCATGGCCCCGTCGAAGAGCAGCACGGCCCGCTTGCCCGGCCCGAAGCCCGGCACCGCCAGGGCCCGCCGGTACCAGCCCGTGCCAATAAACGGCAGTCCGCCGGTGCGGCCCGCTTTGGTGGTGGCCTGCGTTTCGTTGTTCTGCTCAATCCTGACTTTTTGCAGGTCGTTGGTGCTGCTGAACGGGCCGTAGATGGCCCAGTCGTGAGGCACGCTCACGGTTTGCCACTTGGCGTCCCGGAAGCCGGGCTGCTGGGCGGCGGGCTGCTCGCCCTTGGCAAATTTCCAGTCACTGGTAAGCAGGTACTCCCGGCGCACCTGCGCCCAGGTAAGGCCCGCCGGCAGCAGGAGCGCCCCCGCCAGGAGGCCGCGCCGCGCCAGCCGCGCAAATAAATCGTTGGTCATAAGTAGCAGGAAAGAAGCCGTTGAGCCCATACGGGCAGGTAGGGAGGAAAGCAAGACAGAACCAGCGCAGCCCGGCCCTGCGGGCGCCGGAACCCGGCCGGCGGGACGCCCGCCCAGGGGCTATGCCCCCGCGAAAGAGCGGGCCGGGCTGCGCCTTCGCCCTGCATAAACGATTGCGTAAGTATAAAGCAAAACCAGAAACTTCCGTCTGCTCTATCCTTTTGCTTGGTTGGTCTGCCCGCCCTGGCAGCTTGCGTTCCACCCTATCAGGCAGGGCGCACAGTAACTAAGCACAACGTTCCGAGGCACCTAGCCCATTATGCTACACCCTGCACAGCATCGCTACCAAACACTGTAGTGTATGCGAAGCTGTAGGAATGCGTCGCGGGGCTCAGTACCAGGGCCTTTCGCGTGCTGTCCACCTTACTGGTTACTCTGGGTCGGGAGCGGGTTGCGGAGGGCTGATATGTGCAAACGTTTGCGTGTATTTTCCTATCTTTGGTAGCTGGCGCGGGCAGTGCTGCTTGCCGGGCCCGCGCTTTAGTTTTTATACTCCCTCGTTCTTCTTCAACCCTGCTTCCTGTTTCTATGACCCTACCTTTTCTCCTTAAATCTGCCCTGCGCCGGGGGCTGCTGCTGGGCCTGGCGGTGTGCCTGGGCCTGCTCACCTCCTTCTCCGCCGCGGCCCAGACCTTTGCCAAAGGCGCCGATACCAGCTGGCTTCAGCAGATGGAAGCTAACGGCTACAAGTTCTACAACGAGCAGGGCGTGGAGCAGGACTGCTTCCAGATTCTGAAGAGCAAGGGTATCAACTCCATCCGGCTGCGGGTGTGGGTAAACCCCTCGATGGTGGACTGGGTGAACGGCCACTGCAGCCCCGGCGAAGTGGTGCAGATGGCTACCAGGGCCAAAAACCTGGGCTTCCGGCTCATGATAGACTTCCACTACAGCGACTCCTGGGCCGACCCCGGCCAGCAAACCAAGCCCGCCGCCTGGGCTGGCCACAGCTTCCAGCAGCTGCAGCAGGACGTGTACGACCACACTCTGAGCGTGATGACAGCCCTGAAAAACAACGGCGTTACGCCCGAGTGGGTGCAGGTGGGCAACGAAATTCCCAACGGCATGCTCTGGCCCGAGGGCAACACCGCCAACTTCGGCCAGCTTACCCAGCTCATCAACCAG is a genomic window containing:
- the galB gene encoding beta-galactosidase GalB, which encodes MTNDLFARLARRGLLAGALLLPAGLTWAQVRREYLLTSDWKFAKGEQPAAQQPGFRDAKWQTVSVPHDWAIYGPFSSTNDLQKVRIEQNNETQATTKAGRTGGLPFIGTGWYRRALAVPGFGPGKRAVLLFDGAMSDAHVFVNGQEVAVWPYGYNSFYVDVTGALNATGPNTLAVRLQNQPESSRWYPGAGLYRNVHLIVTNDVHIPVWGTYLTTPEINANYAKVKLRTQVEAPVGTTSALRLQTEIRDAQGQMVATLSTPLGATDGQTFEQNLVVPTPRLWSPETPALYTASSKLFAGEELKDEYETRFGIRSFSFEAGKGFSLNGQPRKFKGVCNHHDLGPLGAAINTAALRRQLTLLKNMGCDAIRTAHNMPAPELVELCDEMGFMLMVESFDEWKTPKVKNGYSQYFDQWAEKDLVNMVHRDRNHPSVIMWSIGNEVPDQSTAGGNKIAKRLQDIVHREDPTRPVTMGMDRFDDDLKNNFASVIDIPGFNYKPHRYPEAQAKLPQGMILGSETASTVSSRGVYKFPVVQAKEQKYPDNQSSSYDLEACSWSQVPDDEFVAQDELPYTLGEFVWTGFDYLGEPTPYDERWPSHSSYFGILDLAGLPKDRYYLYRARWNTQQPTLHLLPHWTWSGREGQATPVFCYTSYPSAELFVNGKSQGRQTKTTTGSPQARYRLMWNEVKYEPGSIKVVAYDAAGKAVAEEEVRTAGQPHHIRLVADRTTLRADGQDLAFVTARVEDAQGNLCPEATTQLQFSVGGAGKFRAVANGDATNLQPFHEPRMKAFQGQLVALVQTTTQAGEVQLKVSGKGLKDGAIRLQTTTAATK